TGAAGTAACAATATCTGAACCAACAGATTTGATTCCTACTCAGCAATGAACTCATGTTTAATTAGTAGACAATGTTTGAACTTTAATTTTGTAGacaatgttttatatttgatgtAATGATTAATTACAATTCCTAGACATCTCTTTTTATTTGGTTCGTAATGCAATGCATGTATAACTTTGGGGCTTTGTTAAACTATATTATCAGGTTCATTTTGATGTAATGAATAATTACCATTGTTGGATATCTCTTTTTGCTTAATGATTTAAACTTTTTCATGCAATGATTAAACTATATTAGCTTTTGGGTAGACATCATTTTTTGTTTACCTTTCACACATTGTTAAACACTAATGAAATTATCTCATTAATTAAAACACATTAATATTACAAATATCCAATTACATTACATCAACTTCTTACAACACATCAATCAAGTTTCATCAACATTGATATtacaattacattaaaaatacagATAACAAACACCATCTTCATTAACACCTTCAACCATTCTTCCAACATAAAAATAGATTTATGTAAAGAAgctatttttcatcttttcaacaTCCCTTTCTTCCATCTTCACCATAGTTCCATtcgtttctttattttttggaATTTCACGaattttttcttccaaatttaCCACAGTTCCACATATTTCTTTATGTCTCAAACTTTCTTTAATTTCGTCTTCACTCCACCACTGAAAAAATTGCAACCAACTGAATTTTCACTCCCACCCTATtcaacaacacaacaacaacacattTCAAAACACACTTCTACTCCCTGCTGACAACTCAAAAAAGAAAACTGAGATTTTTGCTTCCATGGATCTTATCTTGAGGTTAGGGCAACCCCAAAACATTTTtcccttatttttatttttaagggtTCTCGCAATTTGAAACATTGCATTCTCACCACAGAAGTAAGTGAGTTTTACACCCAACTTCCTTACGTCGCCACTACTATGTTGTATCCTCCAACTGTTGCATGTGCAAGCCAAAGAAGAATGAGACATTCCTCAGTTGAGCATTGTTCGAGTTCCACCTTCCACAAGACGAAGACAAATGAGACATTCTAGATGAACAACCCCTTTAAATGTTATGCAAGCATAATAATGTTAGGGCAAACATTACACTTATAAAAGGTAATGAAAAAATACATCAGCCACTGAAATTAATCAACAATGACATGTCCTCCAATAAATATTACAGCTCAGCAAGTCTAAACGTCGTTTCTTACTACTTAACGGAAAAGacttattttttactaatttttaaaattgaggaCCCAATTAAGACACTTTAAAAAGAGAGGACcgaattgaaatttttaaacaaatatgaGGATCATCTGAGAGTTATAACCTATAATATTGTgggttaaatatgattttagtccctatcaataaattttgtttttagtccatCTTTCAAACTTTGCTACATTTTGATCcttctccttaaggaaaccataatttttcgtcctctaAAATCAACAGCGTTAAAAATCAtctgaggtggctaacggtggtatgccacgtcattttttttctgacactttctccctccctctccctctgtctccttccttgcatctTCACGCCCATCTTCTCTCCCTCCATCTTCACGTCGTAGTCGCACACCTCCCCTCCTTGTCCATCATCACACACACGTCGTAGCCGCATCACCCTTAATTAAATCTGGTTTTAGTTAGGTTTGACCACTGCTCATTGGGTTCcaatttttctatctttttcattcTCTATAATTCTAAATGTTCATGTaacctctttctctctctacaattcTAAATGTTCATGTaacctctttctctctcctctactTTTCCCTCTCTCTAAAATCTTCACTTCTCAGCTTTTCCAATCTACTTTCTTTGACTGGACAAGGGGGTTTTCGTCGACGAATCAAAAccacaaaaagtttcaatttttaccCATTTCGCTGCCCCTGAATCGCTTCACTATGAGTTGCATGAGTTGCCATTTCTCGCAAAGGTTCGTTaaattttcattctttgcttTCGATTAGAGTAATTTTGTCGTTTTCCGATGAAACTTTGCTTCGGAGTTTCATTTTTTGCAGTTTTTTTTATCTGGGATTTTTTGTACTTTGGTTTATACGTTTGTTTgttattcattttcttcttgatttttctatttttgttttatttggaaaatttgttGGAGGAGATCATACTTAGTGGCTTGGATTTTCTTACCTTGATATTGTGGAAAGAAATGGGATAAATGGGTTTGtctgattctttttttttttgtgttatgGATCTGAATTGCTTTTCACTTAGTTGAATAGATGGAGCTTGTTAGTATTTTGTGTTATGGATATGAATTGCTTTTCTATGCTGAAATGGAGGCAGAATGGGTGATGCGGCTGCAACGTGTTTGTGGTGGTGGACAAGGAGGGGAGGTGTGCGGCTGCGACGTCGACGGAGGGTTTGATGAGCAAGAAGATGGAAGATGGAGGGAGAGAAGTTGGGCGTGAAGATGAAAGAAAGGAGACAGAGGGAGAAAAGTCGGGAAAGGGAGGGAGAAAAATCGGGAAAGGGAGGGAGAAAATTCGGGAAAGGGAGGgaggagggagagggagggagaaaaTCCGAGAAAGATTGACTcagtgtcagaaaaaaaaaatgttgcaCACCATCATTAGCCACCTCAACTGATTTTTAACGCCGTTGATTTTGAAGGatgaaaaattatgatttttaaggagaatgatcaaaatgtaacaaagtttgaaaaatagattaaaaacaaaatcacttgatagtttagaaactaaaaacatatttaagactaatattatagaaatacaGAGTTTACAcaataataagatataaatgAACTATACGGATAATAATGGAATGAACGAGTTTGgctattttattcttatttttaaagatattatctttttttgttttaatttttaaatttaagaaagtataatttttttatttcatcttcgTTTCATCGAAATATCCAAATATTTATACTATTCCAGATATTTGTACACGATATTTTActattctaaatatttattaaataatttattttataaaataaaattacatataaaacgTCATTTTATCAACTattcaaaatccaaaattttataactttttttcaatgtcaaatataaaaagaaaattataattatataaatgtaaaataataatttgataaaatttaaataattataaaaatgagtgaaaatagttaaatatatattttacaaaactaaGAACTAAAAAGttcatataaatttatataagtttttaGGATAAGTACGAGGATGAACACCAATTAAACGAACTCTCAAACAGGCtaatatatagatatttattattgtttttatatctaatttaaaaaatcaagtattattgaaaaacttattcatatttaatcaataaaatattaaagtgaaGACAAGTTTGACtaatacttataaaaataagttcatttattttaacgaaaataattaatttttaaaaatatttcttgaaTCATTTAatgaaagattttaaaagtaattttgatATACGGTAGTAAAAGGCaggtgagaaaaaaaatattttatatgggTTAAATTGTTCTTGAATCTGCATAACCCAATAAATATAGattgttttattattagtggaaatcaacaaaaatatttatactttagGACAAACATAACAcatttaaaactattaaaaaatgaaaatttatgaataaatacAATTAAGTGTAAAATCCAATTACCCCAATACACCAATTCTAATATTAAAAGCTAAACCAACGAGCTTAACTTTTTAAAAGAGTAAACCATTTCATTGTAAATACAATTTGGTTCGAATGCCTTTTTAGTGAATAAACTCATATTTCTGAGGGAGagaaattttttagaaaaaaaagctTGAAAACTTTCCACAAAGTATATAATCTTATCTATTTCTTTTTACACTTTTTATctgaaaataaaacttatatatttccttgaaataaaatataattgattacataattttcaaaatatatgaatatttattaaaagtaaatttgtttaataattatttcaaataattaattatttgtatacacatgatttaaaaaaattaaatattcgaTTAGTTCTTAATTATAATCtatcataaacataaaataatcgattatctaagaattcatatatatttttaaatgtgaacattttaaaataataatattcttaatcgattaaattattttttatttaaaaaacattttcttataaaagtTGATGAACGAAAGAAACATGTCaatgaaaataatgtatttaaaatagcTAATTGAGTACATATGTATCACAAATATGaaaacatcatcatcaaaacaacTAATACCTACACGCTTTGTGGAAAAATACTGATACTCGATTTCTTATAAGATACATTAAAATTCATGTGTTTTATATACTTTATAAACACAAGCAAacaatcacttttttttcttttttcttttttcttttttatctatttagAATTTGACCTATGTTTCTCTTTTGTCAGTCCACGCTGCATGTGCATTAAATGTTTTCACATTCCTCATATATGGCTACACACAGTGATCTATAAAATGAAGCAAAATTTGAAACGGAACATATGCAACACACTCACTAACCACAACCAGATTTGTCATAATAAATCTTGACTTACTTTCTATGCAGACCAGATTTGGTATCAGTTGAaatctaatttcttttttgttatgtGATGAGTAGGGTAAAACGATTAGTTGGGTTATTGAGACGAACGATCAAATCGATTATATCGTATAGTTATTGAATAAAGTTAAAGCGTAATTAATATGATAATTACTATTAATAGGTAATTTAATAAGTTTGATTCTTGTAACTATATaagtaaaatgtttaatttaagaaaagacatacttttttataatttgattattttagacCTTCAAGAAAAAGATATCTGACTTGAGTTTTAGAGTTTTTTTGCAGGTCAATCCTTCCAACTGATCGGTCATTAAAAGTAGAGAAAGGAATGAACGTTCGACCAGATAGGTGAAGCGAGCAGGATCCATCCTCGTTCCAATTCagcataaatatttttgtttttttcaatattctttgttttagaaaattcatatttatttttatataattaatattgggaatgcaaatataaaatgaaatattgattaaaaatagaaagttaataaatatataaataaaaagattcaaacaaaaacattaaCTTAAACTTTTGAGTTGATGATactgttttattaattttatgtttaattcaatttcacaaaattatCTCATAATTAGTTAGATTTACATTAAActtattaaaattagaataattgtaatttatttttaagtttcagTCAAAATACGAGATCTTCAAAAATACTCaattatatcaaatgaatatattaaacatattcaattatgtcaaatgaatatattaaacaaaattatcagATGTTGTTTAACAGAATCTAATAACAATTACACAATATTCTTCAAAAACTTGATTAGGAAAGATTTACAACGtgacattattttaataaatgagtttatttttaatttagctttataaaaataatttgtaaaatgaaaattacactCAAGTAATCTTGTCTAATCTTGCTTAATTCTAAGTCAAAGTGATCTTTTATATGATTTGTTAACGAGTCACCGTGCATATCTCATCTTTATTTacactttcaaaattattatcttataaGTAGTGCATATAAGGGTTTTTTTATCCGTTATTTTGGATATTATACTTTGATTCTTTAATTGAAACATTTTCTAacgaaatataaaatatataactttaagttttgatttataattgaagtttattctttattttatgcttTAGTTCTTTTTGATCTGAAACTTATTcctatattttcttataaaaaaaatttaatttcttctcATTTTTACGTATTTTTCATCGTAGAACTATTGTGTCCCTATCAACAAACAAAATCACCACTATATTTTCCACCTCCACATTGaacaaaaagatattaaaaaaaatatttggcaACAAAGAAGGGAAGGAAGGAGAGTGGAGGAGTGACCACAAAAGTGATAGTGTGATTTGTTTTTGGTGACGAGAAAGGGAACAAAGTGACTCTTATTGTGAAGAACTGATGCAGTGGtgtaaatgaattttttttggtgaaaatgtaattttaaccATATCGGACGAATAGGTCTCAGTTTTTAAAAAGACGAAAcgaaaatatttacaaaaatatcatcaactatatcttttaaattatttgaaaaactataggtctaagttattaaaaaaaacgaaGCATGTGTCCAAAATtcaattaaaccaaaataaaataaaataaagagatcataaaaatatttaaataataggtcaaaattataaatattttaaatatgaaaaataaagaggTCGACTAGTACCAATCCGACTTAACCCATTACCATCTATAAGTGCATTGATGAATAACCATGttgataaaatatgaaaaattacgttagataaaaaatatatatgaaaagatTAATTAGACTTAACAAATCATTTGAACATATTCATGTAtctttatgttaaaaataaacttcATAAATATTTCTATATACCGATCTAATGATCGTTTaactagaaaaaaaatctatcgATGCCGATCAAATTCACCTACTCATCCAttaaccttttctctctttctctcgtTATTATCAATCATAATATCcagttacaaaaaaaaaaactcaaactttATTCAACCTCACTTCTAAAGTCAACATGTTATTTAGCTGGTATTAGAATTAATCTCTTTCAATTAATAGCAAGACAAGAGAAAATATCtcataagaaaataaatccCAAGTTGTGAACAAACCTCTTATATTCAATGAAGTGATGTTTAACTATTAGAAATAGAAAATGGTCATCATTTaaatatgggttaaatatgtttttagttcatATACTATAaagcgattttggttttagtccctctttcaaagtaagatacattttagtctttctccttaaggaaactttgattttagtcctccaaaactaacactGTTAAAAACCAACTGAtgtggctaacggtagactgacatgatttttttttttgcgtttctcaccttttctcctctctctccctcgtctcttccttccatcttccacccaacCTCCCCACCCTCAGCAAAAAGGTCATTGACACTGTCATCTCGTCGTCCTCGTCGTAGTCGTAGTCGGCGCCGTCATTCTCGTAAATCTTGACCAAGCGCTTCTCGGCGTCCTTGAGGGGTGCGAGAATGAGAAATGGGGTGTGCAGATCAGAACACATTAGGGAGGGTAAAATACTGCCTGTAATAGAGAGTGCCACATATGAGGCTTATGAGTCCTATTTCCATTACAACAACGGATACACCAAAGCCCACGTCCATTCCCGAATGAGTTTGAACCCAAACAAGAATGGTTAGGCTGACCAGTTCTCCCAGAGAGAATACAAAATACGCTGCATTGAAGTAAGTGGAGAGTTTCTTTAACTGCTTGGGGTTGTCTTGATCGAACTGGTCTCCTCCGTGGGCAACCATGTTGGGCTTCACACAGCCACTCCCTAAAGCCACCAAGTACAGCGCCACAAAGAATATCGCCGCCTTGAAGCCCTTTGCTTCCACGCAGTGTTCTCCGTCAGTTAACAGATTGAACGACGCTGGCTTCAACTGAGGAACGTGAGCTTGGACCGATAGAAGAATGAAAccttgaaaaaatataatttttcagcAGAGGCTCTGAAGGAACAAGACAAGTGCAGATGGAGTACAGTCAGAAAAGAAAGGAGATGATAAAGTGGGAGTCGGAGAAGGTAATGAATGACTTACAGAAAGTTCTAGAAAACCAAAGATGAGCATTGTCCAGAAGCTGCCGAGGTGGGAGTCGGAGAGATAGCCTTCGAGGAGAGCGAGGAGAAAGATAGTCCCAACAAAGTTGGTGACGACGTTGGCGGCCTTAGACAGAGGGAAGTGCATGTCATTGGTGACATAAGTTATGAGGTTGTTTCCCACTGCTGTTATTGCCATTATCTCAAATGCTTGCAACCCTGGCGTACACAGAGATATATATACTTAAACCATGCATTCATGGAGAAGGTGAAATGAAGATATTGCAGAAGAAGATGTGTTGTCTTTTGTCAGGAAAAAAAGCAAAGATCCATCCAAGCAACGTGTttacatgattttatttttcgaaGTAAAGTTCGTACTTTAAAAGATGTCAAGCATTAAATTGATGACtctatatatgaattatttcttgaaatttaaatttttaatttctcgATCAAGGGTTATTATTCATTTTCCAATTTTCTAAAGTGTAACCCGTATAACATACGACGTATATTAGCAAAATCAAgtgtgaatattttaaaaacggGAAGAATTAATTTCTATAAGTTGCACCTCTGGTACTGGTTGAGGCCTTATTAACCGAGGCACTGGATGCATCAGTCATAGCAACATCGTGATCAGAAGGAGAAGCTGACCCATTTTTCTTAGAAGAAGTCCATTCAGAAATATATTCCAAAGCAGCAACAATATTTTGTTGAACCCAATCATGAACTTGAGCAACAGGAACAGGAACAACAAACATGTTAGGGTCTGAATTTGCAAAGAGGCCCATTGGAAGAGGCGGAGCGGGGCTGGCGGTGGAGGATGTTGAGTAGTTGGTCGGGGGAGAAGTCGGGGGGTGTGGAGGGGGGGGACAggatgaggaagaagagtggAAGATGGAGGGAGGGAGAGAAGCTGAGGGTGAagatgcaaggaaggagacgTGGACTCGAAAAAAAACGACTGTGCCACATCAGCTTGTTTTTAATgctgttagttttggaggatcaaaaattaagattttcttAAGAAGCAAAACTAAAAtgtatcttatttttaaagagggactaaaaacaaattcagtctagaaaataaaaacatatttaaccctttaaatTGTCTCAGGTTGAATGtgtgaaaatgaaaactaattttcataataaCGAAAAGAAAACTCTTTCCGACGACTAAACATAAGAAGTCAAACAAAAATACTTGTTTAATTCAAATGTCATAAAAGCTTTCACTTAAACTAAGAACATACAAAATTTTatgcattaaaaaaatactaaagaGATATCAAATACTCTTATAtacactaatataaaaaattatatctaaagaaaatgaaataaatatgatatttaaaatagattGATTCATAGATAATttaccataaataaataaatatataagtaacttattttagttttgaCCTAATAATAAATTAAGCCCATACTGAAATATTGATGACATACTCGTGAACAAAAAAGTCTATTTAAATGCTCCTACGAACAAATTTCCAACcaattgtttttttgttaataatttatatataataagtaattactttatatattgtttttctacCTTCGGTATTAATGTCGATGGtcagtaataataatttttcctaCTCTAATTTCTTATTACCAATTTGaccttaaaattaaaattatttcaattagcTAACAAATATGAACTCTACATCAGGGTCAACATTAAATGGAACGTCTGGTCTTGCCAAAATGATAAGACATGATAAATCAGTGTCTCCTAATACGAAATCGAAATAAATTATGTCAACGACGGTTTAAAGTAAAGTAAAAGAGTGAATATtgaaaaggaaggaaaagtgATGGTTGATATTATCTTATTCTTTctcaataataatgataataacatTTGGAttttaacaaacaataaaatgaatatattaaattaatggcaaaaatattattttagttaatattataattattttctatggataaagtaaataatatttagagTTGTACTGTCTAGGATTTGGGTCATTGCAATTctctacaaataaaaaaaaattatttcagaCAAAACTAACCAAGTTCATATTGACCCATATTGTCACGTCTCATTTATTCAGTGATGATTCACCTCTCTGCTTCCATCAATGCACCATGTCACGTATTCTGGGCATTTAAAATTCAACCACGGAGCCCTGCATGCACGCCACTTGTCAAAGTGGAAGTTTCTGAAGTGAATGGTGGGGTGCAGGTGTCAAGCAGGGAGACGTCCGTTCATCTGAAAGTGGGATTTTGAACAAAAGTGAATTTCTGGAAAAATCTCCCACTCTCTCTCTCACGcgcaccttctccccttccaaactcagaatctccatttctcctccttctctctagaacctttcttcttctctcttctgcaactcACCATCCTCTTCTCTGATCACATTTCAGAAAACGCAGAAACATTCCCTGCACCGAGAGCTCCATATTGAACCGAACAACTTCCAGTTCTGGTAAGTTTCACTTGGACGCTCGTTTCTGGGTTCCTGTAAACTGTATTCAGTTGCATGCAATGGTGTAGACTAAgcccttcattttcttttggttagtttAGTTGGAGAGCTTAAGAGAAACGTTGAGAGAGTCTCTTTTAGACGAATCAAGATCCACTCATTTTAGGACGATCACTACTAAATCCGGGTAAGGAAagcttattagatttaattcttATGAATTTACTGTACTGCATGTACGTTATGTGTTGTTTGAAGTGTGATTCctgatattgtatttttggtaAATGAATATGATTCTGAAATGATGCAGGTAAATGATGAAATATTTATGGTTTGATTAAACTGAAATATGAGCTGTATGATGAGATGAATGCATGAAAGTATATACTGAGAAAATGTATTTGATGTAAATGAAACTTTGAATATAAATTCTCATATGATAtggaacgttcgttatcgaaacggtctttgaccgttcggtattctcagtaaattctttgaaatagtcgaaccctttcatttggaaaggattctatTTGAGGATGAACGCCCTCTTATAAATATCtttatgtttgagcgttcggccaaacgtagatatCCTGAGTGTTGTGTGAGGATTTGAGAAGCTTGAGAATACACATTCAGACACTTAGTGATATTGTCAAAAACATAACTTCACCATTTCTACTTATATAAAATCCTATTTCTATGATTTGGAATCAGCAAATGGTCTCGACCCATAGACGTACGTCCCAAAGCGTAcgtgataagtagcgctcggtcttataccgaacgctcgtcctaaaagtgtaaatgataagtagcgctcggtcctataccgaacgctcgttctttccgTAATTAGCAACGAGCtgtaatagcgttcgtcctgaattcccataagcgttcgtccataaatttaaataacgttcgtccaatagatccagtaacgttcgtccaagactTCAGTGACGTTCGTTCAAAAACTTCATTAAATGCCTATTttcgcgctcggtcattgactggcggttagTCTCCTAAATTACCTCGTGTCCGGTTTATTTATCTATACCAGTTTGTGACGTATCTATCCATTGGATTCGTTCCAGAgttattgaacttaaattattctaagtattttcCAGATCGTACTAGATTCAGTTCATCTAACTGAGTCAAGTTAATATGAAGTCCGTCTAATAACCTGTATTGGTTTTATTCCACTCGTGAACGAACCTTCTTGGTAGTGTActaacgttcgtcctctattacaaagagggctgaacgttcgtccttttatgaaagtggaactaagaatgaaaatgtgaataagagaaaagattaagatgtgcgaacggtgtaagagatgaaattatgattgttgaatttgaacgagcgttccagggaggaacgactcttgaatggaaattgagatttgtaaagtatgaatgtggtaagcttagctggcgggtcatcctgatatttcgtgagtgctcgttctcaagtagagaggagtatgtcatgtgtgggaatgacaggaggtcttagtccataactgtaacttggacagaacggactaacctcaagTGGCGGCTGATGAGTATTCCAGCTATtccacctgggtgcacggacgtcgtagctacacagaattcatacagtccggacagtcggtctagtatcaggaatttgATTGAGTTAATGAATGAGTTGAATGTATGTGTGGTAATTATCTGACGTGCTTAAATTGTATGAAATGCTTGATATTGCTTggattaaattcaataagcttaccatGTGTTATTTCCTTatgttgtcgttcgtccatgaacgttcgtcttgtctatgcaatgatcatccgtgtggatgtgagcagacggagaggcgttgcttgaagaaacactggaagaagaaaatttggaggacgccaatctggtcgAAGTAGAGGTTAAGGCCGAGCCCTAGAATGCTCGTTAGTTGTAGTTCTTATTTTCTGCCAGctgttgaacgttcggtatttagttttgtaaaccgttcgttcttaattattttgtgaacgctcgttagtttttgtatatatatatatgtaaggccgttcggccattatTTGAGCTTTGTCCTCTTTCTTTGTAAAACTGCTTTATCATATTAATACACgttaatattctattatatagttgctgactgtataattttgggatgttacacatgtGGGTAATAATATGCTAATATAACATTACGATACATATTTATTGTAgtatatgatatttattataattatctaaatattattaaaatagagaTGATAAACTCAATCAGatgaaaattcaaataataagatatataaaaataaattaccattaggtaaacttaattttttaagcTTGATGTAGGTATATAAGTTACTTAAATCATATTATCCGACTTGAATGTTGGAATGTTTGTAGATATCCCACCTTTTCTGATTCATTTAGGGGTCATGTAAAAACATTTCAGATGTCGAAATAGAAGTATATAGGACAACTCAATTCCATATAAAAGCAAAAGTGATTTAAAATTCATAGAGATAATCATCTCAAAAtgaat
The Vigna angularis cultivar LongXiaoDou No.4 chromosome 5, ASM1680809v1, whole genome shotgun sequence genome window above contains:
- the LOC108339418 gene encoding protein NRT1/ PTR FAMILY 4.3 yields the protein MGLFANSDPNMFVVPVPVAQVHDWVQQNIVAALEYISEWTSSKKNGSASPSDHDVAMTDASSASVNKASTSTRGLQAFEIMAITAVGNNLITYVTNDMHFPLSKAANVVTNFVGTIFLLALLEGYLSDSHLGSFWTMLIFGFLELSLKPASFNLLTDGEHCVEAKGFKAAIFFVALYLVALGSGCVKPNMVAHGGDQFDQDNPKQLKKLSTYFNAAYFVFSLGELVSLTILVWVQTHSGMDVGFGVSVVVMEIGLISLICGTLYYRQYFTLPNVF